A genomic region of Microtus ochrogaster isolate Prairie Vole_2 chromosome 15, MicOch1.0, whole genome shotgun sequence contains the following coding sequences:
- the Tob2 gene encoding protein Tob2, translating to MQLEIKVALNFIISYLYNKLPRRRADLFGEELERLLKKKYEGHWYPEKPLKGSGFRCVHIGEMVDPVVELAAKRSGLAVEDVRANVPEELSVWIDPFEVSYQIGEKGTVKVLYLDDSEGGGAPELDKEIKSSFNPDAQVFVPIGSQDSSLSNSPSPSFGQSPSPTFIPRSAQPITFTTASFAATKFGSTKMKKGGGASNGVSVAGSGASGQQPPQQQPRMARSPTNNLLKHKSLSLSLHSLNLMTASPASQSQLSPNAKEFVYNGSGSSSLFFDGVDGQGNSTSVPFGSSGATTCNHSSFDVSQVFGGGTNSLFLEKTPFVEGLSYNLNTMQYPSQPFQPVVLAN from the coding sequence ATGCAGTTGGAGATCAAAGTGGCCCTAAACTTCATCATCTCCTATTTATACAACAAGCTGCCACGGCGCCGGGCAGACCTGTTTGGGGAGGAGCTGGAACGGCTCTTGAAAAAGAAGTATGAAGGCCACTGGTACCCTGAGAAGCCATTGAAGGGTTCTGGCTTCCGCTGTGTCCACATTGGGGAGATGGTAGACCCTGTGGTGGAGCTGGCTGCCAAGCGGAGTGGTCTAGCAGTGGAGGATGTGCGTGCCAACGTGCCCGAAGAGCTGAGTGTCTGGATTGACCCTTTCGAGGTATCCTACCAGATTGGAGAGAAGGGAACTGTGAAAGTCTTGTACCTGGATGACAGTGAGGGTGGTGGTGCCCCAGAGCTGGACAAGGAGATCAAAAGCAGCTTCAACCCTGATGCCCAGGTGTTTGTGCCCATCGGCAGCCAGGACAGCTCCCTGTCCAACTCTCCATCGCCATCCTTTGGCCAGTCACCCAGCCCCACCTTTATTCCCCGGTCTGCCCAGCCTATCACCTTCACTACTGCCTCCTTTGCTGCCACCAAATTTGGCTCCACAAAGATGAAGAAGGGTGGTGGAGCATCGAATGGTGTAAGTGTGGCTGGCAGTGGGGCAAGTGGCCAGCAGCCACCACAGCAGCAGCCTCGCATGGCCCGCTCGCCCACAAATAACCTGCTGAAGCACAAGagcctctctttgtctctgcatTCACTGAACCTCATGACAGCCAGTCCGGCCTCTCAGTCCCAGCTCTCACCCAATGCCAAGGAGTTTGTGTACAACGGCAGCGGCTCATCCAGCCTCTTCTTTGATGGGGTGGATGGCCAAGGCAACAGCACGTCAGTCCCCTTCGGGAGTAGTGGAGCTACCACCTGCAACCACAGCAGCTTTGATGTGTCCCAGGTGTTCGGAGGTGGCACTAACAGCCTCTTCCTGGAGAAAACACCCTTCGTGGAAGGCCTCAGCTACAACCTGAACACCATGCAGTACCCCAGCCAGCCCTTCCAGCCTGTCGTGCTGGCCAACTGA